In Syntrophomonas wolfei subsp. wolfei str. Goettingen G311, a single window of DNA contains:
- a CDS encoding response regulator, whose translation MMDESRLNILLVEDNEDHAELIMRSLEEQQIKSHVIHVTDGEKALDYLFHRGEYSQEEKYPRPNLILLDLRLPKVDGLGVLKEIKQAEELRIIPTVVLTSSESENDIYRAYNYYANSFLVKPMDFQQFNELMLKLGRYWLKCNANPVR comes from the coding sequence ATGATGGATGAGTCAAGGCTAAATATCCTGCTGGTGGAAGATAACGAGGATCATGCTGAGCTTATCATGCGCAGCCTGGAAGAACAGCAGATAAAAAGCCATGTTATTCATGTTACGGATGGAGAGAAAGCCCTGGACTATCTATTTCACCGGGGAGAATATAGCCAGGAGGAGAAGTATCCCCGTCCCAACCTTATTCTACTGGATCTGCGCCTGCCTAAGGTAGATGGTCTGGGAGTGTTAAAGGAAATCAAGCAAGCGGAGGAGCTAAGGATTATTCCCACTGTGGTGCTAACCTCTTCCGAGTCGGAGAACGATATTTACCGGGCTTACAATTATTATGCCAACAGCTTCCTGGTCAAGCCCATGGATTTTCAACAATTCAACGAATTGATGCTAAAGCTGGGACGCTACTGGCTGAAATGCAATGCGAACCCGGTGAGATGA
- a CDS encoding PAS domain-containing sensor histidine kinase, protein MEICQNKDESMIDNNLLPLIIELNENTDIMIAVIRGRKFSYANPKLQNDLGYSLEEFYSMDFWDIVHPDLREMTRQMGLARQRGEEVPDSYELRLLGKQGNCFWVHIKAKNTSVEGERTVIVSAFDISERKAIEADLLRQKESLLLLLENNPVATVLVDPEGKTLYVNPRFIEYTGYGLEEVSTSQVWEENVLAEMPNRREIMRSWYQNLKEIGYSKGKVVLRRRDGERRFFNIHSVALPDGHIVLAAWDINDQVEAQKILQESQDRFKALSEASFEGIIITENGICIEANQAAEELFGYSREELIGLDVMSFTAPEAREIVKSQMMSASQAPYEAIVLRQDGTRVPVEIQGRSFIYQGREVRAAAIRDLSERRRAEEEIYRQSTNLQALFYNTPDAVVLCDSLHRILDANPRFFEFFGYSIEECRGFILEEVLVPEEMREESAFMSRMVSDGQAISRESMRKKKNGELLPVLVTMIPIASSGYYVLYTDISERKEAEATIQQQIKELEAKNAEMERFTYTVSHDLRSPLITIKGFSGLLLQDLEKGKTARLQKDIQRIINASGKMEELLEDLLELSRIGRILNPYSNFPMNQLCFEVVELLSGPISQKKAEVVVAPYMPWVQGDRRRIAEVVQNLLENAIKFMGDNERPRIEIGYFPGEGECVFFIKDNGIGIEAKYREKVFGLFDKLDQSTEGTGIGLALVKRIIELHQGRIWVESAGAGQGSTFYFTLPDVPDR, encoded by the coding sequence ATGGAAATATGTCAAAATAAGGACGAAAGCATGATCGACAATAACTTATTGCCATTAATAATTGAATTAAATGAAAACACTGATATTATGATTGCAGTTATAAGAGGAAGAAAATTTTCTTATGCAAACCCGAAACTGCAGAATGATTTAGGATATAGCCTGGAGGAGTTTTATTCCATGGATTTCTGGGATATAGTCCATCCAGATTTGCGTGAAATGACGCGGCAAATGGGATTGGCCCGGCAGCGTGGGGAAGAGGTGCCGGATAGTTATGAACTGCGACTGCTGGGGAAGCAGGGGAACTGCTTTTGGGTACATATTAAGGCTAAAAATACTAGTGTTGAGGGAGAGCGGACGGTAATAGTTTCGGCTTTTGATATCAGCGAGCGCAAGGCTATCGAAGCTGATTTATTGCGCCAGAAAGAATCCTTGTTGCTCTTGCTGGAAAACAATCCGGTGGCCACTGTCCTGGTCGATCCTGAGGGGAAAACCCTCTATGTTAATCCGCGTTTTATAGAATATACGGGATATGGCCTGGAAGAGGTCAGTACCAGCCAGGTTTGGGAAGAGAATGTGCTGGCGGAAATGCCCAATCGCCGGGAAATTATGCGCTCCTGGTACCAGAACTTGAAAGAAATAGGATACTCCAAGGGAAAGGTCGTTTTGCGCCGCCGGGATGGGGAAAGGCGCTTTTTTAATATACATAGCGTAGCGCTGCCGGACGGTCATATTGTGCTGGCGGCCTGGGATATCAACGATCAGGTAGAGGCCCAGAAGATTTTGCAAGAGAGCCAAGACCGCTTCAAGGCTTTATCCGAAGCCAGTTTTGAGGGGATTATCATTACTGAAAACGGGATTTGCATAGAAGCCAACCAGGCTGCTGAAGAACTTTTTGGCTACAGCCGGGAAGAGCTTATCGGGCTTGATGTTATGAGTTTTACCGCACCGGAAGCCCGGGAAATAGTCAAGAGTCAGATGATGAGCGCTAGCCAGGCCCCCTATGAAGCCATAGTCTTGCGCCAGGATGGGACCAGGGTTCCAGTTGAGATTCAAGGCCGGAGTTTTATCTACCAAGGCCGTGAAGTCAGGGCGGCCGCTATCCGCGACCTCAGTGAAAGGAGGAGGGCGGAGGAAGAGATTTATCGTCAAAGCACCAACCTGCAGGCGCTGTTTTACAATACCCCGGATGCAGTCGTTCTCTGCGATTCTCTGCATAGGATACTGGATGCAAATCCTCGGTTTTTTGAATTTTTTGGCTATAGTATTGAAGAATGCCGGGGGTTTATTCTGGAGGAAGTGCTGGTCCCGGAAGAAATGAGAGAAGAATCCGCTTTCATGTCCAGGATGGTTTCCGATGGGCAGGCAATTAGTCGGGAAAGCATGAGAAAAAAGAAGAACGGTGAATTGCTGCCGGTACTGGTTACCATGATTCCCATTGCCAGTTCGGGCTACTATGTTCTTTATACAGATATCAGCGAGCGCAAAGAAGCGGAAGCCACGATTCAGCAGCAGATAAAAGAACTGGAAGCCAAAAATGCCGAGATGGAGCGTTTTACCTATACGGTATCACATGATTTGCGCAGCCCCCTTATTACTATAAAAGGTTTTTCCGGGCTGCTCCTGCAAGACCTGGAGAAAGGTAAAACCGCTCGCCTGCAAAAAGACATACAGCGAATTATCAATGCTTCAGGCAAGATGGAGGAACTGCTGGAGGATCTCCTGGAGCTCTCTCGTATCGGCCGTATATTAAACCCTTACAGCAACTTCCCCATGAACCAGCTTTGCTTCGAGGTGGTTGAATTACTTTCCGGGCCTATCAGCCAGAAAAAGGCGGAGGTAGTGGTAGCTCCTTATATGCCTTGGGTGCAAGGTGATCGCAGGCGAATAGCTGAAGTCGTACAAAACCTGCTGGAAAACGCCATCAAGTTTATGGGGGACAATGAGCGCCCGCGAATTGAAATAGGATATTTCCCCGGTGAAGGCGAGTGCGTCTTTTTTATAAAAGACAATGGTATAGGCATAGAAGCCAAATACCGGGAAAAGGTATTTGGGCTTTTCGATAAATTAGATCAAAGTACTGAAGGTACCGGGATCGGATTGGCTCTGGTTAAAAGGATTATTGAGCTTCACCAGGGGCGTATTTGGGTGGAGTCAGCCGGAGCGGGCCAGGGCAGTACTTTCTATTTTACCCTGCCTGATGTTCCCGATAGGTAA
- a CDS encoding vWA domain-containing protein: protein MFTKFYYTLKDFGIPVSFNEWQLLLEALEAGMAGSSLTGFYYLCRAVLVKTEAHYDRFDQAFASFFGDIETPEGLPEKIWEWLDKELPEMEVTEAMRANHQQLDLDELKRLLEERLAEQNEEHHGGNRWIGTGGTSPFGHSGYHPGGIRIGGNTRSLSAVKVAGMRKYQEFRTDETLGVRQFQVALRKLRQFTTRLDGARTELDLDGTIDKTCNNAGRLELVWERPRENGIKVLLLMDSGGSMLSYSRLCNQLFTAVNRSNHFKDLKIFYFHNCIYDWLYHGPRCSLTDYTETEYVLKTYDSDYRLIIVGDASMSSYELMRPGGIIEWGLYNDKPGIDWLKRMRQHFEYSVWLNPIPKNYWNWMEGTFTISKIAEIFPMESLTVEGLETAINKLRSRQAVQV from the coding sequence ATGTTTACGAAATTTTATTATACCCTTAAAGATTTCGGCATTCCGGTTTCATTCAACGAATGGCAACTATTGTTGGAGGCTCTGGAAGCAGGTATGGCCGGTTCCAGCCTTACCGGCTTTTATTATCTCTGCCGGGCGGTTCTGGTTAAAACCGAAGCCCACTATGACCGCTTTGATCAGGCTTTTGCCAGTTTCTTCGGTGATATTGAAACTCCAGAAGGTCTGCCGGAAAAAATCTGGGAATGGCTGGACAAGGAATTACCGGAGATGGAAGTAACTGAAGCCATGCGCGCCAATCACCAGCAGTTGGATCTGGATGAACTTAAACGCCTGCTGGAGGAAAGACTGGCGGAGCAAAATGAGGAACATCACGGTGGTAACCGCTGGATAGGTACCGGGGGCACTTCTCCCTTTGGTCATTCCGGTTATCATCCCGGTGGCATACGCATCGGAGGCAATACCCGCAGCCTTTCCGCCGTTAAGGTAGCAGGGATGAGGAAATACCAGGAGTTTCGCACCGATGAAACCCTGGGAGTTCGCCAGTTTCAAGTAGCCTTGAGGAAGCTCAGGCAGTTTACTACCCGTCTGGATGGAGCCCGGACTGAACTGGATTTGGATGGAACCATCGACAAGACCTGCAATAATGCGGGAAGGCTGGAATTAGTCTGGGAAAGACCGCGCGAGAATGGGATAAAGGTGTTGTTGTTGATGGATTCAGGAGGTTCCATGCTTTCTTATAGCCGCCTGTGCAACCAGCTGTTTACAGCAGTTAACCGCTCCAATCATTTTAAAGACTTAAAAATATTTTATTTTCATAACTGCATCTATGATTGGCTTTACCATGGCCCCAGGTGTAGTTTGACTGATTATACGGAAACGGAATATGTTTTAAAAACTTATGATAGTGATTATCGTCTTATCATTGTGGGTGATGCCAGCATGTCTTCCTATGAACTAATGCGGCCCGGGGGGATTATTGAGTGGGGCCTCTACAATGATAAACCTGGAATTGATTGGCTTAAACGCATGCGCCAGCATTTTGAATATTCAGTGTGGCTAAATCCTATCCCCAAAAACTATTGGAACTGGATGGAGGGGACCTTTACCATTAGCAAGATCGCCGAGATTTTCCCCATGGAAAGCTTGACGGTGGAGGGATTGGAGACAGCTATCAACAAACTGCGCAGCCGCCAGGCGGTGCAGGTCTAA
- a CDS encoding AAA family ATPase, with amino-acid sequence MARKAVDYKGSSDYIVSDELRNSVNIAIALQKPLLIKGEPGTGKTMLAQSIADSLGLKLIIWNIKSTTKAQEGLYVYDTVQRLYDSQFGESDVADIKKYIKLGKLGEAFLASEPVVLLIDEIDKADLEFPNDLLWELDQMSFYIPETRETITAANRPIVIITSNAEKELPDAFLRRCIFHYIAFPDPEGMEKIVAVHHPRLEKRLLEQAMETFYMLRSIPNLQKRPSTSELIDWLQALVIGGISPNKIKQDLPFLGVLLKKNEDLDIILNQLHGKAQSRVQNAKGSYSRYR; translated from the coding sequence ATGGCTAGGAAAGCAGTTGATTATAAAGGCTCATCAGATTACATAGTTTCAGATGAGTTAAGAAATAGTGTTAATATTGCCATTGCCTTGCAGAAGCCCCTCTTGATAAAAGGGGAACCTGGCACCGGCAAAACCATGCTGGCGCAGAGTATTGCTGATTCGCTAGGGCTAAAGCTGATAATCTGGAACATAAAATCAACAACCAAGGCCCAGGAAGGACTCTATGTATATGATACGGTGCAACGCCTTTATGACAGCCAGTTTGGGGAAAGTGATGTAGCTGACATAAAGAAGTATATAAAATTAGGGAAACTGGGGGAGGCATTCCTGGCATCCGAGCCGGTGGTTTTGCTGATAGATGAAATTGACAAGGCTGATCTGGAGTTCCCCAACGATTTGCTTTGGGAGTTGGATCAGATGAGTTTTTATATTCCCGAAACCAGGGAAACTATTACTGCTGCCAACCGTCCCATAGTTATAATTACTAGTAACGCCGAGAAAGAACTGCCGGATGCTTTTTTGCGCCGCTGTATCTTCCATTATATTGCCTTTCCCGATCCGGAAGGCATGGAAAAGATTGTGGCCGTGCACCATCCCCGCCTGGAAAAACGGCTGCTGGAACAGGCTATGGAGACATTTTATATGTTGAGGAGTATCCCCAACCTGCAAAAGCGTCCCAGTACCAGTGAGCTTATTGATTGGCTGCAGGCCTTGGTTATCGGGGGTATTAGCCCCAACAAGATAAAACAGGATTTGCCCTTTCTGGGGGTGCTGCTCAAGAAAAACGAAGACCTGGACATTATACTGAACCAGTTACATGGCAAAGCCCAGAGCAGGGTACAGAATGCCAAGGGCAGCTATAGTCGCTATCGCTAA
- a CDS encoding NAD(P)/FAD-dependent oxidoreductase — protein MKQVLVVGGGAAGMMAAAVAAEYGARAFLLEKQSRVGMKLSITGKGRCNLTSAEEERQRFIAGYARNGQFLFTALNAFSNLDLIRFFQEHGLDCKVERGQRVFPQSDRASDVVRVLYKNLEQLGVDVNKSQGVKALLFQDGKAIGVQTQKGKVLADAVIIATGGMSYPRTGSTGDGYRWAATAGHHIIEPRPGLVPLVVEESWVRELQGLSLRNVRAIAWSSKGKKINEDFGEMLFTHFGVSGPIILSMSRDIGEELLRQEKVRLVLDLKPALNEETLDQRLQRDLALYSRRQFRNSLDDLLPRKLIPLMVRLSGIDPQKESNQVSRQERKNLLQLLKEFELTVLATRPIDEAIVTAGGVDVKEVDPRTMQSRLVKALFFAGEILDIDGYTGGFNLQAAFSTGYLAGKNAALLYG, from the coding sequence TTGAAACAGGTTCTGGTAGTGGGAGGGGGAGCCGCCGGAATGATGGCGGCAGCAGTTGCTGCGGAATATGGTGCCCGGGCTTTCTTGCTGGAGAAGCAATCGAGGGTGGGGATGAAACTCTCGATTACTGGCAAGGGAAGATGCAACTTGACTTCAGCAGAAGAAGAACGCCAGCGTTTTATTGCGGGTTATGCCCGTAATGGCCAATTCCTCTTTACGGCTCTCAATGCTTTTTCCAACCTGGACTTGATTCGCTTTTTTCAAGAACATGGTCTGGACTGCAAGGTAGAAAGAGGCCAGCGGGTATTCCCTCAAAGCGATAGAGCCAGTGATGTGGTTCGGGTTCTATATAAGAATCTGGAGCAGCTGGGGGTTGATGTTAATAAATCACAGGGGGTAAAAGCGCTGCTGTTTCAGGATGGAAAGGCAATTGGAGTTCAGACCCAGAAGGGAAAGGTGCTGGCTGATGCCGTAATTATAGCCACCGGCGGAATGTCCTATCCCCGTACCGGTTCCACCGGCGATGGCTATAGATGGGCTGCTACTGCGGGCCATCACATAATTGAACCTCGACCCGGCCTGGTTCCTCTGGTGGTTGAAGAAAGCTGGGTTAGGGAATTACAGGGTTTAAGCCTGAGAAATGTGCGGGCCATAGCCTGGAGCAGTAAGGGTAAAAAGATAAATGAAGATTTTGGGGAAATGCTCTTCACTCACTTTGGGGTTTCTGGGCCTATAATATTAAGTATGAGCCGGGATATAGGTGAAGAGCTTTTGCGCCAGGAGAAGGTGAGGCTGGTTCTGGACCTTAAGCCGGCCTTGAACGAGGAAACATTGGATCAGCGCTTGCAGAGGGATTTGGCTCTATATTCCCGCCGACAATTTAGAAATTCGCTGGATGATCTCCTACCGCGCAAGCTTATCCCGTTAATGGTTCGACTCAGCGGAATTGATCCTCAGAAAGAAAGCAACCAGGTAAGCCGGCAGGAGAGAAAAAATTTGCTGCAGCTCTTAAAAGAATTTGAACTGACAGTGCTGGCAACCCGCCCGATTGATGAGGCTATCGTTACTGCCGGCGGTGTAGATGTCAAGGAGGTAGACCCTCGTACTATGCAATCGAGACTGGTAAAAGCTTTATTCTTTGCGGGAGAAATCCTGGATATTGATGGCTATACCGGGGGGTTTAATCTGCAAGCAGCCTTTTCTACCGGCTACCTGGCCGGGAAAAACGCTGCTTTACTTTATGGGTAG